From Juglans regia cultivar Chandler chromosome 6, Walnut 2.0, whole genome shotgun sequence, the proteins below share one genomic window:
- the LOC108982768 gene encoding metacaspase-4-like: MARKAVLIGCNYPGTKAALKGCINDVKRMYQCLVDRYGFAEEDITVMIDTDDSYTQPTGRNIRSALADLVRSAEPGDFLFVHYSGHGTRLPAETGEEDDTGYDECIVPSDMNLITDDDFREIVDSVPEGCSLTIVSDSCHSGGLIDESKEQIGESTNRQENNSSGSSGFGFKSFLKQKVEGAFESRGISIPHRRHHGEETEADRDVQIAYGEHGYVKGRELPVSTLIDILKQKTGKEDIDVGKLRTTLFDVFGEDASPKVKKFMKVIMDKLQHGEGESGEGSGLLGMVGSLAQEFLKQKLEDNDYAKPAMETHVESKQEVYAGSAKRALPDNGILISGCQTDQTSADASPSGNSAAAYGALSNAIQTILSETDGAVSNQELVLRAREVLKSQGFTQRPGLYCSDHHIDAPFCVPT; encoded by the exons ATGGCACGCAAGGCAGTGTTGATAGGATGCAATTACCCAGGAACCAAAGCAGCGCTCAAAGGTTGCATAAACGATGTGAAGAGGATGTATCAGTGCCTCGTAGATCGATATGGGTTTGCAGAAGAAGACATCACAGTCATGATCGACACGGACGATTCCTACACTCAGCCAACTGGGCGGAATATCCGCAGCGCTCTGGCGGATCTGGTGCGATCGGCCGAGCCTGGGGACTTTCTCTTTGTTCATTACAGTGGCCACGGCACCCGCCTTCCTGCCGAGACCGGTGAAGAAGATGATACTGGATACGATGAATGCATTGTTCCTTCTGATATGAATCTCATCACTG ATGATGATTTCAGGGAGATTGTAGACAGTGTTCCTGAAGGTTGCAGCCTAACCATTGTGTCCGATTCGTGCCACAGTGGTGGCCTCATTGACGAGTCCAAGGAGCAGATTGGAGAAAGTACAAATCGTCAAGAAAACAACAGCTCAGGCTCTTCCGGTTTTGGCTTTAAAAgctttttgaaacaaaaagtggAAGGTGCATTCGAGTCGCGCGGAATTAGCATACCCCATCGCCGTCATCACGGGGAGGAAACTGAAGCCGACAGAGATGTTCAGATTGCATATGGCGAGCATGGCTATGTTAAGGGCAGAGAACTTCCTGTTTCGACTCTCATCGACATACTCAAGCAGAAAACTGGCAAGGAGGACATTGATGTCGGGAAGCTGAGGACAACACTTTTTGATGTGTTTGGTGAAGATGCAAGCCCTAAGGTGAAGAAGTTCATGAAGGTGATCATGGACAAACTTCAGCATGGTGAAGGAGAGAGTGGAGAAGGAAGTGGGTTGTTGGGGATGGTTGGAAGTCTGGCTCAAGAGTTTCTCAAACAGAAGCTGGAGGATAACGATTATGCAAAACCAGCGATGGAGACACACGTAGAGAGCAAGCAAGAGGTCTATGCCGGATCAGCCAAGCGTGCCCTTCCGGATAACGGAATCCTGATTAGCGGCTGCCAGACTGACCAAACATCTGCTGATGCCAGTCCATCAGGCAATTCTGCTGCAGCATATGGAGCTCTTAGCAATGCTATTCAGACCATCCTCTCCGAGACAGATGGTGCGGTGAGTAATCAGGAGCTTGTTTTGAGGGCTCGAGAGGTGCTGAAGAGCCAGGGATTCACTCAGCGACCTGGCCTCTATTGCAGTGATCATCATATTGATGCACCTTTTTGCGTGCCGACCTAA